From Bactrocera oleae isolate idBacOlea1 chromosome 4, idBacOlea1, whole genome shotgun sequence:
tttttttttttttttttgggttggcaaaaatcctccgctgaaccctccacgagggtgccgactggaaatagataccacaggttcACGTCGTTAGTAGTGAGgtgtctagctaaggtcaggcttcctatctgggtgttcgGTACTCTTCGATAGTGCAGCATCCCGATAGGAGGTCTTACCATGGTAGGAGGTAaggggctggatcaaggtgtcatgcgacccgtgccgaagatcaacctggctgggggcccttaaatagcccagtctcgcacggagcttacggatacctggcgccctccgtaataagatagccttacttgcgtagcgggggctatgcgcaagcggacatactttcccctacactcgtgggtccaaaatatgagccaaaacattaacataataaataaaaacaaaaaggagtccggacctccttcAAAAAGACCGGAGGGAGCGGGTTGCTCCCAgagaagagcagcgtttggcacgagctcgacaacagccaaagcgaggacaggagcgaagcttggtcctggagcaaaggcgAATACTAAGTGGGCAGTAGCCAAGGCTGGCgccacaaaaacagcaacgctggaggcagcccataccaaccCCTGTAGCCAAAAATTGGCAGCCAAGCAGGAGAAGGTGGGAGATGCTAAAAGCGAAGCTGCCAGTAGTGGGTCAGCCAGAGAGTGGCCTTCCTTCAGGATTGATGACCCGGCAAAAgcaaagtatgcagagaggcgacgcgctgcatacctgttgaagaaggtggagctgcaaccgccaagcaatgaggagctcacaaaggagctccaagaatccattgattgcgcgagagctgtcctacctaacttcaaactagaagcgccggtagtggcaacaaaaagacaaaggtccgctgaagaggctaagccgtcagcaaagagaccgaaaactaagggcgtgacgcccgtaagatcttttgctgatgtggcccgaaaccgcattgtcattggtgtgctggatgagggtgatcccgaaggaaaaatccccagagcccaatggaaatgggtgcaagccgcactgacgaatgtggctttggaagtgctacttagcaatccaggtccacccccgtcatgtgcggatgccggatggtatcaagggcaaataaagatgatagcgtgtgacgacgagagatcggtccagctatataaagCAGCAATATCTAAAGTGGGagaggtctaccccggagccaaattggtggcggtagacaggaaagatatcccatcccgaccgagagcaagggtatggatcccggctacaccatcgcagccggaccaaataatgcagctcataagagcctgcaacccaaatctgccaacggagggatggagattcgtcaaggcctttgaCGACCCCGCAGCAGAATCTGGAGTGGAGACGAAgcgagccacaatgcagattctgctgcttctaacaaaagaatccgtagaaccgctagcgaaaagtggcggagagatcaactacggattcacaaaagtaagggtcatgacctacaaatcagacgccgatgcaggagaaaacttggcatcggaatcggagtgcgaagtcgaggaagatccagtggagtcctcgagcgacgcagagatcacggatcaaggtgagtgtacttcggggtctgaacttgcggacagactctctaaactctacactgagagtgagcttttaagcgactctcatgatgatgcagagaagaccataactaatgcgtcttctccaaattaatttacaccacagcaaactagcgtctc
This genomic window contains:
- the LOC138857053 gene encoding uncharacterized protein, which translates into the protein MSQNINIINKNKKESGPPSKRPEGAGCSQRRAAFGTSSTTAKARTGAKLGPGAKANTKWAVAKAGATKTATLEAAHTNPCSQKLAAKQEKVGDAKSEAASSGSAREWPSFRIDDPAKAKYAERRRAAYLLKKVELQPPSNEELTKELQESIDCARAVLPNFKLEAPVVATKRQRSAEEAKPSAKRPKTKGVTPVRSFADVARNRIVIGVLDEGDPEGKIPRAQWKWVQAALTNVALEVLLSNPGPPPSCADAGWYQGQIKMIACDDERSVQLYKAAISKVGEVYPGAKLVAVDRKDIPSRPRARVWIPATPSQPDQIMQLIRACNPNLPTEGWRFVKAFDDPAAESGVETKRATMQILLLLTKESVEPLAKSGGEINYGFTKVRVMTYKSDADAGENLASESECEVEEDPVESSSDAEITDQGECTSGSELADRLSKLYTESELLSDSHDDAEKTITNASSPN